In Acidaminococcus timonensis, one DNA window encodes the following:
- a CDS encoding autotransporter outer membrane beta-barrel domain-containing protein: MKNGRNLRRLILFSLVAGCTLGGLGSGDVYANGYPPYEQILYINEDNTVTQNDKNPSLTVDTSGLLKDGNFTYNTGDKLSKEKRGLIIMNSKKDLNSYTVRATLGADSSKTMADYVKSDYQTVLLEPKYNGATIRDVNLQVDGLLAHKYGGGVGVYGIYSSGAMSLDNLTIKSDLTNAIKDNGIVNTNAYFINKGTTKIGNLCIDTKLDPNSTTGASIAHNGLYADQGAVINVTGNTYINDYIATGTHEGYDNEYEIDTKGNVNTISKNDAVSAKHGDGSTVNINANEDGTILNPENTVQIYGNLDAKKGTIRVGFSGKDSYWYGAGVGLINYDEATQTYGDVRGDSWLQVTLADGAKWVPDIMLRGKDEQGLDTRSNYLSAITLDKGGIIDTHAYNVHTEDKDTVNNLVLYNFKSNEGTFVMDASGAKVNNAYRNVGTDFFTIKDGSGLVYVQPADISALKGVSPDNPVRFADAATGITFKAITKTSDISDGALFDYTPIIDKNIVSERFGTNGNDWYFVDYSENPTDNIKIPVAAASAVHGDLLSHRNIDTLNQRLGELRDYSDTEDGVWFRMKSGETESDKYGHYNYRWNFYQLGYDRTVADNQNGKWHIGGAFHSTMGDVDFHHGDGDMRSYGGSLYAGWAGSKGHYMDYVLSYSHYNNKYNVYHDGMKAADADYSDHAWMVSAEYGRKFDMGGKWFIEPQSQLVYGKSGGSDYTLSNGVKVHDDGEDSLIGRLGFRLGKSFATTAKGQEPNQIYLKFNALHEFSGDWDMALWGTDASYYQHCDGGDTWYTFGIGGKVSLTDNTVFYGDVEKSFGGDVTTKWQFNAGLRFLW; the protein is encoded by the coding sequence ATGAAGAACGGACGGAATTTGCGACGACTTATCTTGTTCAGTTTGGTTGCTGGTTGTACACTGGGAGGATTAGGTAGCGGAGATGTGTATGCTAACGGATATCCCCCTTATGAACAGATTTTGTATATCAACGAAGATAATACGGTAACCCAGAATGACAAAAATCCCAGCCTTACAGTAGATACGAGTGGATTGCTCAAGGATGGAAATTTTACGTATAATACAGGCGACAAGCTTTCAAAAGAAAAACGGGGCCTTATCATCATGAATTCTAAGAAAGACCTGAATTCATATACTGTTCGTGCCACACTTGGAGCCGATTCGTCTAAGACCATGGCTGATTACGTAAAGAGTGATTATCAGACTGTTTTGTTGGAACCGAAATACAATGGTGCTACGATTCGCGATGTGAATCTTCAGGTCGATGGATTGCTAGCCCATAAGTATGGCGGTGGTGTTGGCGTTTATGGCATTTATAGCTCAGGTGCTATGAGTCTTGATAATCTGACGATAAAGTCGGATTTAACAAATGCCATTAAAGACAACGGTATCGTCAATACCAATGCCTATTTCATCAACAAAGGGACCACTAAAATCGGCAATTTATGTATTGATACCAAACTGGATCCCAATAGCACGACGGGAGCCAGCATTGCACATAACGGCTTATATGCTGACCAGGGGGCCGTCATTAATGTCACGGGGAATACCTATATCAACGATTATATCGCCACGGGAACCCATGAAGGCTATGACAATGAGTATGAAATCGATACTAAGGGAAACGTTAATACCATCAGCAAGAACGATGCCGTATCAGCTAAGCACGGTGACGGTTCGACGGTCAATATTAATGCCAACGAAGATGGAACCATCCTGAATCCGGAGAATACCGTCCAAATTTACGGTAACCTTGATGCAAAAAAAGGAACTATCCGCGTCGGCTTTTCTGGTAAAGATTCCTATTGGTATGGTGCCGGTGTCGGCCTGATTAACTATGATGAAGCGACACAAACGTATGGTGATGTCCGCGGTGACAGCTGGCTGCAGGTTACGTTGGCCGATGGTGCCAAGTGGGTTCCCGACATTATGCTGCGCGGAAAAGATGAACAGGGGCTGGATACACGGAGCAATTATCTGAGTGCCATTACCCTCGATAAAGGTGGCATCATTGATACGCATGCCTATAATGTCCATACTGAGGATAAGGATACAGTCAATAATCTGGTCCTGTATAACTTTAAATCCAATGAAGGGACTTTCGTCATGGATGCCAGTGGGGCTAAAGTAAATAATGCTTATCGCAACGTGGGTACCGATTTCTTCACCATTAAAGATGGCTCGGGCCTGGTCTATGTCCAGCCAGCGGATATTTCTGCATTAAAAGGCGTCAGCCCTGATAATCCAGTCCGCTTTGCCGATGCCGCTACGGGCATTACTTTTAAAGCGATTACTAAAACTTCGGATATTTCAGATGGGGCCCTGTTTGATTATACGCCGATCATTGATAAGAATATTGTGTCTGAACGGTTTGGGACTAACGGCAATGACTGGTATTTTGTCGATTATTCTGAAAATCCGACGGATAATATCAAGATTCCTGTAGCCGCTGCCTCTGCCGTACATGGTGATTTGTTATCGCACCGGAACATCGACACATTGAACCAGCGCCTGGGTGAACTGCGGGACTATAGTGACACGGAAGATGGTGTCTGGTTCCGCATGAAATCTGGGGAAACGGAATCGGATAAATATGGTCATTACAACTATCGTTGGAACTTCTATCAATTAGGGTATGACCGGACTGTGGCCGATAATCAGAATGGCAAATGGCATATCGGCGGAGCTTTCCACAGTACGATGGGGGATGTAGACTTCCATCATGGCGATGGTGACATGCGTAGCTACGGTGGCTCCTTGTATGCCGGCTGGGCTGGCAGCAAAGGCCATTATATGGATTATGTCTTGTCCTACAGCCATTATAACAACAAATACAATGTTTACCATGATGGCATGAAAGCGGCAGATGCAGACTATTCGGATCATGCCTGGATGGTTAGTGCCGAATATGGCCGTAAGTTCGACATGGGCGGTAAATGGTTCATCGAGCCGCAATCTCAGCTGGTATATGGCAAATCTGGTGGAAGCGACTATACGTTATCGAATGGTGTTAAAGTACATGATGATGGAGAAGACAGTCTGATTGGCAGACTGGGGTTCCGCCTGGGCAAATCTTTTGCTACTACAGCAAAAGGACAGGAACCCAACCAGATTTACTTAAAATTCAATGCTCTCCATGAATTTTCCGGAGATTGGGACATGGCCCTTTGGGGAACCGATGCCTCCTATTATCAGCATTGTGATGGCGGAGATACGTGGTATACCTTTGGAATTGGTGGTAAAGTTTCCCTGACGGACAATACTGTTTTTTATGGAGACGTTGAAAAGTCTTTTGGTGGGGATGTAACAACAAAATGGCAATTCAATGCAGGACTTCGTTTCTTATGGTAA
- a CDS encoding IS3 family transposase, with product MYYGVTYYSYKELKGAIERYIKYYNEQRIKEKLGWKSSVKYRLSLQAA from the coding sequence ATATATTACGGAGTAACCTACTACAGCTACAAAGAATTAAAAGGCGCTATCGAACGATATATCAAATACTATAACGAGCAAAGAATCAAGGAAAAACTGGGCTGGAAAAGTTCTGTTAAATACCGGCTTTCCTTGCAGGCAGCATAA
- a CDS encoding IS3 family transposase, whose product MFKRNEETAFRGRSKNERVAKIISSLRGAFKLKDILSYTQMPKATYMYWQKRFDRENPDQEVGNKIQEIRSQHKDYGYRRMTGELKKQGICVNKKKVQRIMQKLSLQVTSFTRRSRKYSSYKGKVGTVAPNRIHRRFEMNIPHQKITTDTSEFKYYEADSQGHMTLHKLYLDPFLDIFNNEIISYGIAKYPSANSILEAQAEAIEITADCPYRRTFHSDQGWAYQMKSYTKRLKNERIFQSMSRKGNCHDNAVMENFFGLLQ is encoded by the coding sequence ATTTTTAAAAGAAACGAGGAGACTGCGTTTAGAGGACGAAGCAAAAATGAGAGAGTTGCGAAAATCATCTCCAGTCTCCGAGGAGCATTCAAATTGAAAGATATTCTCTCCTATACGCAAATGCCCAAAGCAACCTATATGTACTGGCAGAAACGGTTTGACCGCGAGAATCCAGACCAGGAAGTAGGGAACAAAATACAGGAAATCCGCAGTCAGCATAAAGATTATGGATACCGGCGCATGACCGGTGAGCTAAAAAAACAGGGGATATGCGTAAACAAGAAGAAAGTTCAACGTATCATGCAGAAACTGAGCCTTCAGGTAACATCTTTTACCCGGAGGAGCCGTAAATACAGCTCCTATAAGGGTAAGGTAGGAACCGTTGCTCCGAATAGGATACATCGTCGTTTTGAGATGAATATCCCCCACCAGAAGATTACGACCGACACTTCAGAATTCAAATACTACGAAGCAGATTCACAGGGACACATGACCCTGCACAAGCTTTATCTGGATCCTTTCCTGGACATATTCAATAATGAAATCATCAGCTATGGAATAGCCAAATATCCTTCGGCTAACAGTATACTGGAAGCTCAAGCCGAAGCAATCGAAATTACTGCTGATTGTCCGTATCGAAGAACATTTCACTCCGATCAGGGCTGGGCATACCAAATGAAATCCTATACCAAAAGACTAAAAAACGAACGAATTTTTCAGAGCATGTCTCGAAAAGGCAACTGTCATGATAACGCTGTAATGGAAAACTTCTTCGGCTTACTGCAGTAG
- a CDS encoding transposase — protein MGRNHEPKGATGRVNEFKIAGLDALRSHKKGRKKTLSQSKTQKIEKQVHQPMVDVSVEHVQELEDENLKLRIENAFLKETRRLRLEDEAKMRELRKSSPVSEEHSN, from the coding sequence GTGGGCCGCAATCATGAACCCAAAGGTGCCACAGGCCGGGTCAATGAATTTAAAATTGCGGGGCTGGATGCGTTACGGTCACATAAAAAAGGTAGGAAAAAGACTTTGAGCCAATCAAAAACCCAAAAAATAGAGAAACAGGTTCATCAACCGATGGTCGACGTCAGTGTGGAACATGTCCAGGAATTGGAGGATGAAAATCTTAAACTTCGTATAGAGAATGCATTTTTAAAAGAAACGAGGAGACTGCGTTTAGAGGACGAAGCAAAAATGAGAGAGTTGCGAAAATCATCTCCAGTCTCCGAGGAGCATTCAAATTGA
- a CDS encoding N-6 DNA methylase: MRPTNVRQQTDDFFSLDQDTADFEAGDAFTGCELVHDTHRLALMNAMLHDMNGTITLGDTLSSLGESFKDYDLVLTPPPFGTKKGGERATREDLTFPTSNKQLNFYSYSNCKSVNVNQKVSHLLTNF, from the coding sequence TTGCGGCCCACGAATGTGCGGCAGCAGACGGACGATTTCTTCAGCCTGGATCAGGATACGGCCGATTTCGAAGCAGGGGATGCCTTCACCGGCTGCGAGCTGGTCCATGACACCCACCGGCTGGCTCTGATGAACGCCATGCTCCACGATATGAACGGTACCATCACCCTTGGGGACACCCTGTCCAGCCTGGGCGAAAGCTTCAAAGACTACGACCTGGTGCTGACGCCCCCTCCCTTCGGGACGAAGAAGGGAGGGGAGCGGGCCACCCGGGAAGACTTGACCTTCCCCACCAGCAACAAACAGCTGAACTTCTACTCCTACAGTAATTGCAAAAGTGTGAATGTCAACCAAAAAGTGAGCCACTTGCTCACGAATTTTTGA
- the istB gene encoding IS21-like element helper ATPase IstB — protein MQDAGVKEALRFYAKQLKLPTFKDVGEPAEKFRPGQSLEEFVLGLMKREYASRQEKQQQRRLKRAHFPMLKTLEEFDLTRLEHVRPEYVKQLASCDFIKRHENLVMIGNPGTGKTHLMTALGVKACLLGWKVIFCNATTLATELCEAHDDYQLRKMEKTLSGADLLLIDELSYARFNQEESEMLFKVIAERSERASTVITTNLEFSKWTEMFASETLVAALVDRLTYHSSVLNMNGQSYRLHSSKQKMTNA, from the coding sequence GTGCAGGACGCAGGTGTAAAGGAAGCACTCCGTTTCTATGCGAAACAGCTTAAACTTCCCACTTTCAAAGACGTCGGTGAACCAGCGGAAAAATTCCGCCCCGGACAAAGCCTGGAAGAATTCGTGCTCGGGTTGATGAAGCGGGAATATGCATCCCGTCAGGAAAAACAGCAGCAACGCAGGCTGAAGAGAGCGCACTTTCCCATGCTCAAGACCCTGGAAGAGTTTGATCTCACAAGGCTGGAACATGTTCGGCCTGAATATGTGAAGCAGCTGGCAAGCTGCGATTTCATAAAGAGGCATGAGAACCTGGTGATGATCGGTAATCCGGGGACGGGGAAAACACATCTGATGACAGCCCTTGGAGTGAAAGCCTGTCTGCTGGGCTGGAAGGTCATTTTCTGCAATGCCACAACGCTGGCAACTGAGCTATGTGAAGCCCATGATGATTACCAGTTGCGCAAGATGGAAAAAACTTTGAGCGGAGCAGACCTGCTGCTCATAGATGAATTAAGTTATGCAAGATTCAACCAGGAAGAATCTGAAATGTTGTTCAAAGTGATTGCCGAAAGGAGTGAAAGAGCCAGTACAGTGATTACGACAAACCTGGAGTTTTCCAAATGGACGGAGATGTTTGCCAGCGAGACGCTGGTTGCCGCATTGGTCGACCGGCTCACCTACCACTCCAGTGTTTTAAATATGAATGGACAGTCTTACCGTTTGCACAGCAGCAAACAGAAGATGACGAATGCTTAA
- the istA gene encoding IS21 family transposase encodes MVITMKDYGQIRQMYIRDGKSIRQIAREMHISRNTVAKYCKGNALPGIRCEYHRTSAVITEEVTRFIQSCLDEDAKEPNKKQHHTAKRIYDRLVEETGFTGGASTVRRCVHLLRGNLQEAFVPLAHLPGDAMQIDWGEAVVYLKGVRTKVNFFCARLCYSCAPFVVCFRRKNTEALLEALRKALEFFGGVPAKVIFDNDRVAVKEKGGKEAIAQEKYEAFAAHYCFHTVFCNVRSGNEKGLVENLVGWVRRNVFVPVPRVDALDELNRLLLDKCKVYANTHKIPGRENPVKDLLLEDQKRLCPLPGSPFDASRAAVCRVTPFSVVRFVANDYSVPVKYVGQEVTVRAYAEQIRIFAKGELIAEHARNYGQNQQILKLAHYLPLLEYKPRSILEAKPVRQNLSAALLQFLETNAFSSEQLVEILRLCAADGENAFWEHKEQFMVSDRKAHILTDPVKVQQTDLSMYDQLLQEGGTMCRTQV; translated from the coding sequence ATGGTCATCACTATGAAAGATTATGGTCAAATTCGCCAGATGTACATTCGCGATGGAAAATCTATCCGCCAGATTGCCAGAGAAATGCATATCTCCCGTAATACTGTGGCCAAGTATTGCAAAGGAAATGCACTCCCGGGCATCCGCTGCGAATATCATCGGACATCTGCAGTGATTACAGAGGAGGTGACTCGATTCATCCAGAGCTGTCTGGATGAAGATGCGAAAGAACCCAATAAGAAGCAGCACCACACAGCCAAGCGGATTTATGACCGCCTGGTAGAAGAAACTGGATTTACAGGAGGTGCAAGCACAGTCCGGCGCTGCGTTCATCTGTTACGTGGCAATCTTCAGGAAGCCTTCGTCCCTTTGGCTCACCTTCCAGGTGATGCGATGCAGATTGATTGGGGTGAAGCTGTGGTTTACCTCAAAGGAGTGCGTACTAAAGTCAATTTCTTTTGTGCCCGCCTTTGCTACAGCTGTGCTCCTTTCGTGGTCTGTTTCCGCAGGAAGAATACGGAAGCTTTACTTGAAGCATTGAGAAAAGCTCTGGAATTCTTTGGGGGCGTCCCTGCTAAGGTCATTTTTGACAATGACCGGGTAGCCGTTAAGGAAAAAGGTGGCAAAGAAGCCATTGCCCAGGAAAAGTATGAAGCATTTGCAGCCCATTATTGCTTCCATACCGTTTTCTGCAATGTCCGGAGTGGAAATGAAAAAGGACTGGTGGAGAATCTCGTAGGCTGGGTCCGCCGGAATGTCTTTGTCCCTGTACCCAGAGTAGATGCGCTGGACGAATTGAACAGACTCCTGCTGGATAAATGCAAGGTGTATGCGAATACGCATAAAATCCCTGGACGGGAGAACCCTGTAAAGGATCTGCTCCTGGAAGACCAGAAACGTCTCTGCCCACTGCCGGGCAGCCCTTTTGATGCAAGCAGAGCAGCAGTCTGCCGAGTAACACCCTTTTCTGTTGTCCGATTCGTCGCTAACGATTATTCTGTGCCCGTGAAATATGTGGGACAGGAGGTCACGGTGCGAGCCTATGCTGAACAGATTCGGATCTTTGCCAAGGGGGAACTGATTGCTGAACACGCCAGAAACTATGGGCAAAACCAGCAGATTCTGAAACTTGCGCATTATCTGCCGTTGCTGGAATACAAGCCGCGCAGCATCCTGGAAGCAAAACCGGTACGGCAGAACCTCAGTGCTGCCCTGCTACAGTTCCTGGAGACCAATGCATTCAGCAGCGAACAGCTGGTTGAGATTCTGCGGCTATGTGCTGCCGACGGAGAGAACGCTTTTTGGGAGCACAAAGAGCAATTTATGGTTTCCGACAGGAAAGCGCATATCCTTACCGACCCGGTAAAAGTGCAGCAGACAGATCTTTCAATGTATGACCAGCTTTTACAGGAAGGAGGCACTATGTGCAGGACGCAGGTGTAA
- a CDS encoding restriction endonuclease subunit S, with the protein MAHFYISIHTKENDILLVCKGSGYGKVCIADFQEAHIARQIMAFRPNAFINNRFLYYYLQNMYKTLRKLF; encoded by the coding sequence ATGGCTCACTTTTATATTAGCATTCACACAAAAGAAAATGACATATTATTAGTATGTAAAGGATCAGGATATGGAAAGGTCTGTATAGCAGATTTTCAAGAGGCACATATTGCAAGGCAAATTATGGCTTTTCGTCCCAATGCTTTCATAAACAATCGTTTCTTGTACTACTATCTACAAAACATGTATAAGACTCTCCGTAAGTTGTTTTAA
- a CDS encoding restriction endonuclease subunit S produces MTLPPLDEQQKIVQFLDRFDRQNDKVNILTQPDY; encoded by the coding sequence ATTACTTTACCACCATTAGATGAACAACAAAAGATTGTGCAATTTTTAGACCGATTTGATAGACAGAATGATAAAGTAAATATTTTGACTCAGCCTGACTACTGA